DNA sequence from the Syntrophorhabdaceae bacterium genome:
AGTTTTGCACGACTACGACCGTCGGTGTCCAGACATAGCCGTATTCCTGCTCGTATACCCATTGGCCGTTTCTCCCGAGGTCATAGGAATAAGATCTAAGCTCATCAGGAAGATATGCGGTTGCATTACCTGATTCAGGCGTGGAGAATTCGCGATCCCTCTGTTTGTTCCATTGTTCCCATTCATCTGCCGCGACGAGTTTTGCGAGGACCGGGTATTGGGCGTTTTTCCCCAGGACTATCCTTTCTCCGGCACTGATCTTCATCTGCCCCTTGCCGAGGTCTGCGTATAGTTCGCCCTGGAAAACAGAGGCAATGGAGTCTTCGTTCTCCGGCACGTCGATCCTGAAAACAGAACGCGCATATGCGCTGAAAGATGCCGTCGGGGTTTCAAAAACAACAGTGTTCCCTTTTCCGACGATTACATTTCCATATACCCGCCCCGTACCCAGATAAAACCTGGCAGGTTTATCCCCTGATGCGAGTATCTCCAGATATGTATCCCTGTCGAACCGGACAACCGTACCGTTTTTGAGGAACAGCTCTGCCCTTCCGTTATCAGGAACCCAGATTTGATCATTGTCTGTTAAGGGCATATTGATCGATGCGGGCAGCCATTCCTTTGCATCTTCTGTTTTTACCTGTACATCTCCTTCCAGAAATCTCAGGTAAATATTTCCGGGATCAGCAGTATGTCCCGGTGAAGGAAGTGCGATTGCGCATACTATACAAAGCAAAGCTATATAATATTTCATGTATCGCCTCCTGTCTGCATTCTTCATACCTGTATAATAGCAATACACGTGCCAGCGCCTCATCTTTCTCTAATACATTGATAATAAACGGTATTGTTAAACATTGATTTTCATTGCAGGAAATATTTGTCGAAAAAAACCTGTTGAGGCGACAATTATGTCTAATACCAACTTACAATCAGCATGATAGTTTGTGAATAACCAATACATCATTAAAGAGCATCTGTGTCGGGCTTTCCCGTAGCAAACCGTCGTGAGGCGAGGAAGCTCGGTCTTTTGCGTAGCAAAAGTTACGAAGCCGAACGCGAGCGATTGGAGCCGCTGGAGCGGAATGAGCGTGTTTGCGGGGAAAGTCTGGCACCGATGCTTGTCCTATTGGTATGAGCTACTTTAAGAGTTTTGCGGTTACCGCCTCCAGCGCATCCTTCCTGACGGCCACCGGATAAAGCGCAACGAGCAACACGCAGATGAAACAGGGCAAGGAAAAAAGTGCGAAAAACTGACCGACACTGAAACCGGCCATCTGGATTGCGCCTCCTATGATCGGCCCGCTGATTGATCCCACTCTGCCCACAGCGTACGCCCATCCGGCGCCAGTTGAACGGATGTGCGTCGGATATGTCTCACCAGCTACCACATGGAGCGCCACGGGGACACTTACTACAAAGATGCCGGTGGCCAATCCGGCAGCGTAGAGGGCCGCTTCGGAGGTCACAGCCCCAAACCAGAGGATGGACAACCCTCCGAGGAAATAGGTCAGGCAGAGGCCCCGTTTCCGGCCAAATACATCCAGGATGCAACCGAGAAGAAATCCACCTATTGAAGATCCGATGCCCTGTACAATCCCGTAGCTGAAACTTTTTGCCAGCGAAAAACCCGCATTGGAAAGGAGTGACGGCAGCCAGGTAGACAATCCGTAAATGGCGAGAAAGTTAAAGAGGTAGCTGCCCCACACCAGTACGGTCATGCCTCTCAGACCAGGACGGAAAAGTTCCCTTAGTCTGGCCTTAGACTCTGTGCCTGACTGCGCGAAGTTATCAGGCTTCCAGTCCTTTGGCTCGAAACGGGCAATCCTTTCTATCCTCTGTATCTCCCTGAGCGCGTCATTATAACGCATCTTGTTGGCAAGAAAGCGAACCGACTCAGGCAGGTAAAGATGTAACATGGGGAGCAAGAAAATGGGCAGAAACCCAATGAGGAGAACCACGCGCCACCCGAAACCGGGTATCAGTGCTGTGGCAACAAGACCCGCTACCGCCCACCCGAGCGTAAAACCGCCGGCCGATGCCGTAAGAAGCCTTGCCCTGATCCCGGAAGGAGCAAACTCTGAAAGTATGGTTACCGTGAGAGGTACGGCCCCACCAATCCCCAGACCCGCGAGGAGACGCAGCAGACAAAACACCTCATAGTTGGGAGCCAAATAGGCGGCGCTGCTGAAAACAGACAAAGAGGCAACGGCCAGCATGATAGTTTTCTTTCTCCCCAGGCGATCTGATGCCATCCCGAACCCGACGGCGCCCAACATGAGACCGAAATGACTGGCCGATATCATGGTACCTGCTGCAAGTGGCGTAAGGCGCCACTCTTTGAGCGCGAGAGGCACCACGTATGCAATAATTTGTGAATTGTATCCCGCAGAGATGAATATCAGACCTGTGAGAATTGTTAGTCCTGTGTGGAAGCGGCTGAATTTCAGTTTATCGAGCCAATCAAAAACCGGGGTCGTCGGGTTCACGTCGTCTGTCCCTTCCTCTCTTTCTGCCCAACAATAGGATCGTTGCCAAGCGTAATCCAATACGATGCGGACAGCAACCCCTGCTAACTAAAGGCGTGCCATCCGCACCTGATTGTATTGC
Encoded proteins:
- a CDS encoding MFS transporter codes for the protein MNPTTPVFDWLDKLKFSRFHTGLTILTGLIFISAGYNSQIIAYVVPLALKEWRLTPLAAGTMISASHFGLMLGAVGFGMASDRLGRKKTIMLAVASLSVFSSAAYLAPNYEVFCLLRLLAGLGIGGAVPLTVTILSEFAPSGIRARLLTASAGGFTLGWAVAGLVATALIPGFGWRVVLLIGFLPIFLLPMLHLYLPESVRFLANKMRYNDALREIQRIERIARFEPKDWKPDNFAQSGTESKARLRELFRPGLRGMTVLVWGSYLFNFLAIYGLSTWLPSLLSNAGFSLAKSFSYGIVQGIGSSIGGFLLGCILDVFGRKRGLCLTYFLGGLSILWFGAVTSEAALYAAGLATGIFVVSVPVALHVVAGETYPTHIRSTGAGWAYAVGRVGSISGPIIGGAIQMAGFSVGQFFALFSLPCFICVLLVALYPVAVRKDALEAVTAKLLK